One segment of Carassius auratus strain Wakin unplaced genomic scaffold, ASM336829v1 scaf_tig00013156, whole genome shotgun sequence DNA contains the following:
- the LOC113073879 gene encoding uncharacterized protein C1orf115-like encodes MSLKRVKSKRKSNHKKKNKSKIVSSNYDQQAKEELKVQDEPVVLNSSTSVNKKKKSAKQARIAFLPEKYQPLVEDEIVDQPRDDNIKKKQDKYKKLRKNMGKALRYSWKCLVVGLQNLSTAYSMPLGAGATIVPDIHRARAHV; translated from the exons ATGTCTCTAAAACGCGTCAAATCCAAGCGCAAATCAAATCATAAAAAGAAGAACAAATCTAAAATAGTTTCTTCTAACTACGATCAACAAGCTAAGGAAGAACTCAAGGTTCAAGACGAGCCGGTCGTGCTGAACTCATCGACGAGCGTGAACAAGAAAAAGAAGTCCGCCAAACAAGCGCGCATCGCTTTTCTACCAGAGAAATACCAACCGCTGGTCGAGGATGAGATTGTTGACCAACCACGAGATGACAATATCAagaaaaaacaagacaaatataaaAAGTTAAGAAAA aataTGGGGAAAGCTCTTCGTTACAGCTGGAAGTGTCTGGTGGTTGGATTGCAGAATCTGAGCACAGCCTATTCTATGCCGTTGGGTGCCGGTGCCACAATAGTGCCAGACATCCACAGAGCCAGAGCTCACGTCTAA